In one window of Chryseobacterium shigense DNA:
- a CDS encoding plasmid mobilization protein — MEDQNPEDWESLFKEEFEKTDRQNQYRERGKLGGRPKISEPKTERLALRFTPLEMKRLKERADKKKLKLTEYSRIILLEKELPDYEKNIMLTEYATNFRRIGNYMKKEMFTEKERADLLKEIEDTIKGIKTQIKW, encoded by the coding sequence ATGGAAGACCAAAATCCGGAAGACTGGGAATCTCTATTTAAAGAAGAATTTGAGAAAACCGATAGACAAAACCAATATCGGGAAAGAGGAAAGCTCGGAGGTCGCCCGAAAATCAGCGAACCAAAAACCGAACGTCTTGCGCTTCGTTTTACTCCTTTGGAAATGAAAAGGCTGAAAGAAAGAGCGGATAAAAAAAAACTGAAGCTCACCGAATACAGCCGAATTATACTGCTTGAAAAAGAACTTCCGGACTATGAAAAAAACATCATGCTAACGGAGTATGCAACGAATTTCCGGAGAATCGGCAATTATATGAAGAAAGAAATGTTTACCGAAAAAGAACGAGCAGATCTGCTCAAGGAAATTGAGGACACTATAAAAGGGATTAAAACACAGATCAAATGGTAA
- a CDS encoding relaxase/mobilization nuclease domain-containing protein, protein MVISASTRNVSSASIQYQQSDKEQSVEVCRNGLSGEKPKELFEEFKQVADLNTRTEKKYVTAVISPPKEYSKDLSLNDWAKLAEDYLKREGIEKNNQYLVHLHQSTDDKHLHIIANRIDFHGKNQVTSHNIGERATGHAEVLSKERNWKTAQEITGEKKAEIKNVLLQEKGQSKSLSDLVNRMDKRGYIMQISENSKGLNGARIIPKADINMNPSVLEKVTKQGFKLSDIDPKLKIKEIALDLAKSIGKDRGMSM, encoded by the coding sequence ATGGTAATATCTGCATCAACAAGAAATGTAAGTTCTGCATCCATCCAGTACCAACAGAGCGACAAGGAGCAGAGCGTGGAAGTGTGCCGTAACGGACTATCCGGAGAGAAGCCGAAAGAGCTGTTTGAAGAATTTAAACAGGTTGCCGATCTGAACACCCGAACGGAGAAAAAATATGTTACGGCTGTGATCTCTCCCCCAAAGGAATACAGTAAGGATTTAAGCCTTAATGATTGGGCGAAACTGGCAGAGGACTATTTAAAGCGTGAGGGCATAGAAAAGAATAATCAATATTTAGTGCATCTGCATCAATCTACGGACGATAAACACCTGCATATTATAGCGAACAGGATCGATTTTCATGGTAAAAATCAGGTTACGAGCCATAATATAGGAGAAAGGGCAACCGGACACGCTGAAGTATTATCGAAAGAGCGGAACTGGAAGACTGCACAAGAGATCACCGGAGAGAAGAAAGCGGAAATTAAAAACGTGCTTCTTCAGGAAAAAGGACAGAGTAAAAGCCTGAGCGATTTAGTAAACCGCATGGATAAGCGAGGTTATATTATGCAGATCAGCGAGAACTCGAAAGGCTTAAACGGTGCAAGGATCATCCCGAAAGCCGATATCAATATGAATCCTTCCGTTTTGGAAAAAGTAACGAAACAGGGCTTTAAATTAAGCGATATCGACCCGAAATTAAAGATTAAGGAAATCGCCTTAGACCTTGCAAAAAGCATCGGAAAAGACAGAGGAATGTCGATGTAA